The following proteins come from a genomic window of Oricola thermophila:
- the flgH gene encoding flagellar basal body L-ring protein FlgH: MRRCLLAGLILATSLAGCAVHPREIGREPAMTPVGSALAPEHMVAKSEYYPARPSGNRYSTWTDRAAGLFTANRAIHKGDIVTVRIAIDDRAKLDNKSERNRNSSRSLGLGASFATSGGSAGDIAADGSISSETDYEGSGGTARSETIDLSIAAVVIEELANGNLLIQGSQEVRVNAEMRILTISGIVRPSDIAPDNTVDYERIAEARISYGGRGRITEMQQPPYGQQALDLYLPF, from the coding sequence ATGAGGCGTTGTCTACTTGCCGGTCTGATCCTGGCCACCAGCCTTGCGGGATGCGCCGTGCATCCGCGCGAGATCGGTCGCGAGCCGGCCATGACGCCGGTCGGCAGCGCCCTGGCGCCCGAGCACATGGTGGCGAAGTCCGAATACTACCCGGCGCGACCGTCCGGCAATCGCTACTCCACCTGGACCGACCGCGCAGCCGGTCTTTTCACCGCCAACCGAGCGATCCACAAGGGTGACATCGTGACGGTCAGGATCGCGATCGACGACCGGGCCAAGCTCGACAACAAGAGCGAGCGCAACCGCAATTCGAGCCGCAGCCTCGGCCTTGGCGCCAGTTTCGCGACCAGCGGCGGTTCGGCCGGAGACATCGCCGCTGACGGGAGCATTTCGTCGGAGACCGACTACGAGGGGTCCGGCGGCACGGCCCGGTCGGAGACCATCGACCTGTCCATAGCCGCCGTGGTGATCGAGGAGCTTGCGAACGGCAACCTCCTCATCCAGGGATCCCAGGAGGTTCGGGTCAATGCCGAGATGCGCATTCTCACCATCTCCGGAATCGTGCGTCCGTCGGACATCGCTCCGGACAATACCGTCGACTATGAGCGCATTGCCGAGGCCCGCATTTCCTATGGCGGCCGCGGCCGCATCACCGAGATGCAGCAGCCGCCCTACGGGCAGCAGGCGCTCGATCTCTACCTTCCGTTCTGA
- a CDS encoding MotE family protein has protein sequence MSRFVPCSLPALAAGAVLAFAAPAHAQTATASILDVPPPDASMADIERFCINITDAARERRYALQKAELEALREEIEMKIAILEDKRAALKNWVELREEYASQASDDLVEVYSKMRPDAAAQRMEKLPGELSAALLSKLNPRMAGTILNEMSAERAALVTVIMSAAADKDQGAENQEAVQ, from the coding sequence ATGAGTCGCTTTGTTCCTTGCAGCCTTCCCGCTCTTGCCGCCGGCGCCGTTCTGGCGTTCGCCGCGCCGGCGCATGCCCAGACCGCGACGGCATCGATCCTCGATGTTCCGCCGCCCGATGCCAGCATGGCGGATATCGAGCGGTTCTGCATCAACATCACCGATGCCGCGCGCGAGCGCCGCTATGCCCTGCAGAAGGCGGAACTTGAGGCGCTGCGCGAGGAGATCGAGATGAAGATCGCGATTCTCGAGGACAAGCGTGCCGCGTTGAAGAACTGGGTGGAACTGCGCGAGGAATACGCGTCCCAGGCCAGTGACGATCTCGTGGAGGTCTATTCGAAAATGCGGCCCGACGCGGCGGCGCAGCGAATGGAGAAGCTCCCCGGCGAGCTGAGCGCCGCGCTGCTGTCGAAGCTCAATCCGCGCATGGCGGGAACCATTCTCAACGAGATGTCGGCCGAACGTGCCGCCCTGGTCACGGTCATCATGTCTGCCGCGGCCGACAAGGACCAGGGCGCTGAAAACCAGGAAGCGGTTCAATGA
- a CDS encoding flagellar basal body P-ring protein FlgI, with translation MKRLVLSLVAALVAIGPALAQSRVKDIAVLQSARDNQLVGYGLVVGLQGTGDSLRNAPFTEQSMRSMLDNLGIATSEGRARLKNIAAVIVTANLPAFVRQGSRIDVSVSSLGDATSLQGGQLVMTPLRAANGEIYAVAQGPISVSGFQAQGAAETVSRGTPTTGRISGGAIVEREVLAEFDAEQALTLQLRNPDFSTAIAITDAINSYGASRYGMQPASEIDARTIAIRKPPNVSTARFVASIENLVVETDTPARVVLDESTGTVVIGQDVRISTVAISHGSLTVRVTESPTVVQPAPFSRGVTAVEPETYIDVNEEGTALGVVHGTDLQTLIEGLNRLGVSPTDTIAILQAIKTSGAMQAELVVQ, from the coding sequence ATGAAACGCCTGGTTCTCAGTCTCGTTGCCGCGCTTGTCGCGATCGGGCCGGCCCTGGCGCAGTCGCGCGTCAAGGACATTGCCGTCCTTCAGAGCGCGCGCGACAACCAGCTGGTCGGCTACGGTCTCGTCGTTGGTCTCCAGGGCACGGGCGACAGCCTGCGCAACGCGCCCTTCACCGAGCAGTCGATGCGCTCGATGCTCGACAATCTCGGCATCGCGACGAGCGAGGGACGCGCCCGGCTGAAGAACATCGCGGCGGTGATCGTGACCGCCAACCTTCCCGCCTTCGTGCGCCAGGGGTCGCGCATCGACGTGTCGGTGTCCTCGCTGGGCGATGCGACGTCGCTGCAGGGAGGCCAGCTTGTCATGACGCCGCTGCGTGCGGCGAACGGCGAGATCTACGCGGTGGCCCAGGGGCCGATCTCCGTGTCCGGCTTCCAGGCGCAGGGCGCGGCGGAAACCGTGTCGCGCGGCACGCCGACCACCGGCCGCATTTCCGGCGGCGCCATCGTGGAACGCGAGGTCCTTGCCGAGTTCGATGCCGAACAGGCGCTCACCCTGCAGCTGCGCAACCCGGACTTCAGCACGGCCATCGCCATCACCGACGCGATCAACAGCTACGGCGCCAGCCGCTACGGCATGCAGCCCGCCAGCGAGATCGACGCCCGGACCATCGCGATCCGCAAGCCGCCGAATGTCTCGACCGCGCGCTTCGTCGCCTCGATCGAGAACCTCGTCGTCGAGACCGACACCCCGGCGCGCGTGGTCCTCGACGAAAGCACGGGCACCGTGGTCATCGGCCAGGACGTTCGCATTTCGACGGTGGCCATCAGCCACGGCAGCCTGACGGTGCGCGTCACCGAGTCTCCGACCGTCGTCCAGCCGGCGCCGTTCTCGCGCGGCGTGACCGCCGTCGAGCCGGAAACCTATATCGACGTCAACGAGGAGGGAACGGCGCTCGGCGTGGTCCACGGCACCGATCTGCAGACGCTGATCGAGGGGCTCAACCGGCTCGGGGTCAGCCCGACCGACACCATCGCCATACTGCAGGCGATCAAGACATCCGGTGCAATGCAGGCCGAACTGGTGGTGCAATGA
- the flgA gene encoding flagellar basal body P-ring formation chaperone FlgA — MKRLLRIVGILLPAVCLSFGAAAATENSNVVVTVNRVIYPGQVIPADAVVETRLRRPLASGVEVVRDVESLVGMVAAKTILPKRLIAPSALRDAYAIEAGQPATVYFRQGGLTIAMDGIALQSANIGKPIRVRNIQSGRTIAGIVMPDGTVSVEAR; from the coding sequence ATGAAACGGTTGCTGCGCATAGTCGGAATCCTGCTTCCGGCCGTCTGCCTCTCGTTCGGCGCCGCGGCTGCGACCGAGAACTCGAACGTCGTGGTAACCGTCAATCGCGTCATCTATCCCGGTCAGGTCATCCCGGCCGACGCGGTCGTGGAGACTCGCTTGCGCCGACCGCTCGCATCCGGGGTGGAGGTGGTTCGCGACGTCGAATCGCTTGTGGGTATGGTCGCCGCGAAGACCATCCTGCCGAAGCGGCTGATCGCGCCCAGCGCTTTGCGCGATGCCTATGCCATTGAGGCCGGGCAGCCCGCCACCGTCTATTTTCGTCAGGGAGGGCTGACCATCGCGATGGACGGCATTGCGTTGCAGTCGGCCAATATCGGCAAGCCGATCCGGGTCCGCAATATCCAGAGCGGTCGCACCATCGCCGGCATCGTCATGCCGGACGGGACGGTTTCTGTGGAGGCACGATGA
- the flgG gene encoding flagellar basal-body rod protein FlgG, which translates to MKALSIAATGMTAQQTNLEVIANNIANVNTTGFKRARAEFSDLLYQTERLAGAPNIGNQAVVPEGANIGLGVRTAAVRNLHVQGALTQTGNSFDLALTGRGWFQIEGPAGEIVYTRAGAFNTNGIGELVTVDGYRVSPEIVVPEDAVEVIVNSSGQVFARLDDQIDLQELGQLSIAIFANDAGLKPLGSNLFAQTEASGEAIVGVPGDPGYATIEQGYLEASNVDPVKEITELISAQRGYEMNSKVIQAADEMASVISTGLR; encoded by the coding sequence ATGAAAGCCCTTTCCATCGCCGCCACCGGCATGACGGCGCAACAGACCAATCTTGAAGTCATCGCCAACAACATTGCCAATGTGAATACGACGGGCTTCAAGCGTGCGCGCGCGGAGTTTTCCGACCTGCTCTACCAGACGGAGCGCCTGGCGGGTGCGCCCAACATCGGCAATCAGGCAGTCGTTCCCGAGGGGGCCAATATCGGCCTTGGCGTGCGGACCGCGGCGGTACGCAACCTCCATGTCCAGGGTGCGCTTACGCAAACCGGAAACAGCTTCGACCTCGCGCTGACCGGCCGCGGCTGGTTCCAGATCGAGGGGCCTGCCGGCGAGATCGTCTACACCCGCGCCGGTGCATTCAATACCAACGGTATCGGCGAACTGGTGACCGTCGACGGCTATCGCGTGTCGCCGGAGATCGTCGTGCCGGAAGATGCTGTCGAGGTTATCGTCAACAGCAGCGGCCAGGTGTTTGCGCGTCTCGACGACCAGATTGATCTGCAGGAACTCGGCCAGCTCTCGATTGCGATCTTTGCCAACGATGCCGGCCTGAAACCGCTCGGATCGAACCTGTTCGCGCAGACCGAGGCGTCCGGTGAGGCGATTGTCGGTGTGCCGGGCGATCCCGGCTATGCCACGATCGAGCAGGGTTATCTCGAGGCGTCCAACGTCGACCCGGTGAAGGAAATCACCGAACTGATCTCGGCCCAGCGGGGCTATGAGATGAATTCGAAGGTTATCCAGGCGGCCGATGAGATGGCATCCGTCATCTCCACCGGCTTGAGATAA
- a CDS encoding flagellar hook-basal body complex protein FliE, giving the protein MEPTIAIAGIRGFDPTSSSLDASASAVPTTGVASGPTFVEALQSAARTTISDLRNAEQISLQALTGNADVRDVADAVMSAEQNLQAAIAIRDKIVTAFLEISRMQI; this is encoded by the coding sequence ATGGAACCCACTATCGCAATTGCCGGTATTCGTGGCTTTGATCCGACGTCATCGTCGCTCGACGCGTCCGCTTCTGCCGTGCCGACCACCGGAGTTGCCTCCGGTCCGACCTTCGTGGAGGCGCTGCAATCGGCGGCCAGGACAACGATCAGCGACCTGCGGAACGCCGAGCAGATATCGCTCCAGGCGCTGACAGGGAACGCGGACGTTCGCGATGTCGCCGATGCGGTGATGAGCGCCGAGCAGAACCTTCAGGCGGCGATCGCGATCCGCGACAAGATCGTGACCGCGTTTCTCGAAATCAGCCGGATGCAGATCTAG
- the flgC gene encoding flagellar basal body rod protein FlgC has translation MDYLTSAIKVAASGLNAESTRLRVVSENIANANATSNVPGGDPYRRKLVNFSSELDRVTNASLVNVDSIDRDTSEFRIEYDPSHPAADEAGFVKMPNVNPLIEMADMREANRSYQANLQVLKQARDLISMTLELMRSR, from the coding sequence ATGGATTACCTTACCTCCGCTATCAAGGTTGCCGCCTCCGGCCTCAACGCCGAATCGACCCGTCTTCGCGTCGTTTCGGAGAACATCGCGAACGCGAACGCCACCTCGAATGTTCCCGGCGGCGATCCGTATCGGCGCAAGCTGGTCAATTTCAGCTCGGAGCTCGATCGGGTAACGAATGCCAGCCTGGTTAATGTCGATTCGATCGACCGCGACACATCCGAATTCCGCATCGAGTATGATCCGTCCCATCCGGCGGCGGACGAGGCAGGCTTCGTAAAGATGCCGAACGTGAATCCGCTGATCGAGATGGCCGACATGCGCGAGGCCAACCGCTCGTATCAGGCAAACCTCCAGGTGCTCAAGCAGGCCCGCGACCTGATTTCCATGACACTCGAACTGATGAGATCCCGCTGA
- the flgB gene encoding flagellar basal body rod protein FlgB, translating into MTAVNLFKLASTQAKWLSVRQTAVANNIANANTPGYRSVDVEPFADVLSSASVRLNSTAANHFGTSANEIAFRVLDEEPATFSNQGKRVSLEDELVKSGEIRHSFELNTSIVSAFNRMILMTAKGS; encoded by the coding sequence ATGACTGCCGTCAATCTGTTCAAACTGGCTTCGACGCAGGCGAAATGGCTTTCCGTGCGTCAGACCGCTGTTGCCAACAATATCGCAAACGCGAACACGCCCGGCTATCGGTCCGTCGATGTGGAGCCTTTCGCCGATGTCCTGTCGAGCGCGTCGGTACGGCTGAACTCGACTGCCGCCAATCATTTCGGAACATCGGCCAACGAAATCGCCTTCCGCGTGCTGGACGAGGAGCCGGCGACGTTCAGCAATCAGGGCAAGCGCGTGTCCCTGGAGGACGAACTCGTCAAGTCCGGCGAGATCCGCCATTCCTTTGAACTGAACACGTCGATCGTATCCGCCTTCAACCGGATGATCCTGATGACTGCGAAGGGTTCGTAA
- a CDS encoding FliI/YscN family ATPase gives MNALLRLRQAFQSSEIGERPLRRGGTVTAINPNVIVAEGMAGYSALGDFVDIGDGPNATRGEIVQIEPERVLVAPCDNAHSLSINDIVLHSGAMHARPDEGWLGRVVNAVGEPVDGKGPLIPSADRPEPGKRRSAMMRARVGEPFRTGVRVIDIFTPLCIGQRFGVFAGSGVGKSTLLAMLARADSFDVVVVSLVGERSREVREFLEDTLGPDGMRKSVAVVATSDESPIMRRRAPLCAMEVAEWFRDRGKRVLFLVDSVTRYAHALREVAISVGEPPVSRGYPASVFTDLPRLLERAGPGGPQSGSITAIVTVLVDGDDHNDPVSDSLRGILDGHLVLQRSIANRGRYPAVDPLSSVSRLADRAWSDQERNLVSQLRAMIALYEETRDLRLMGGWQQGADPELDNAVATVPRIYDALKQSQPSPPDADPFTELADHLRNDQKA, from the coding sequence ATGAACGCGCTTCTACGCCTGCGACAGGCATTTCAGTCCTCCGAGATCGGGGAACGGCCGTTGCGGCGCGGCGGCACGGTTACGGCAATCAATCCCAATGTCATTGTGGCCGAGGGAATGGCCGGCTACTCGGCACTCGGCGATTTCGTCGATATCGGAGATGGCCCGAACGCGACGCGCGGGGAGATCGTGCAGATCGAGCCCGAGCGCGTGCTCGTCGCGCCCTGCGACAACGCGCATTCCCTGTCGATCAACGATATCGTGCTGCATAGCGGTGCGATGCATGCGCGGCCCGACGAGGGTTGGCTCGGGCGGGTCGTCAATGCGGTTGGGGAACCTGTTGACGGAAAGGGACCGCTGATTCCGTCGGCCGACCGGCCTGAACCGGGCAAGCGTCGTTCGGCAATGATGCGCGCGCGCGTCGGCGAACCCTTTCGCACCGGGGTGCGGGTGATCGACATATTCACGCCCCTGTGCATCGGCCAGCGTTTTGGCGTGTTCGCCGGGTCCGGTGTCGGCAAGTCCACCCTCCTTGCCATGCTGGCGCGGGCAGATTCCTTCGATGTCGTCGTCGTGTCGCTTGTCGGGGAACGCAGCCGCGAGGTTCGCGAATTCCTTGAGGATACGCTGGGCCCGGATGGCATGAGGAAATCCGTGGCTGTCGTCGCTACCAGTGACGAGAGCCCGATCATGCGCCGCCGCGCCCCGCTCTGCGCGATGGAGGTTGCCGAGTGGTTTCGTGATCGCGGCAAGCGCGTGCTGTTCCTGGTTGATTCGGTCACCCGCTATGCACACGCCCTGCGCGAGGTGGCGATATCCGTCGGCGAACCGCCGGTTTCCAGGGGGTATCCCGCATCGGTGTTTACCGATCTGCCGCGGCTACTGGAACGCGCCGGGCCGGGCGGGCCGCAAAGCGGTTCGATCACCGCGATCGTGACCGTGTTGGTCGATGGCGACGATCACAACGATCCGGTAAGCGATTCATTGCGCGGCATTCTCGACGGGCATCTCGTCCTGCAGCGATCGATCGCCAATCGCGGCCGTTACCCGGCCGTCGATCCGTTGTCCTCGGTTTCCCGCCTTGCCGACAGGGCATGGAGTGACCAGGAGCGCAATCTGGTCTCGCAGCTGCGCGCGATGATCGCGCTCTATGAGGAAACCCGGGATCTGCGCCTCATGGGCGGATGGCAGCAGGGCGCGGATCCGGAACTCGACAACGCGGTCGCGACGGTTCCGCGCATCTATGATGCGTTGAAGCAGTCGCAACCGAGTCCGCCCGACGCCGATCCCTTCACTGAACTTGCGGACCATCTGAGAAATGACCAGAAAGCATAA
- the flgF gene encoding flagellar basal-body rod protein FlgF: protein MENGIYVSLSAQAARIERLTTIAQNIANAKTVGFRASEIRFEELVKDISGEDLSFSVDGVEYLDNTQGGLEQTGNPLDFAVRGNAWFGVQTPAGPVVTRDGRFTMTPDGGLVTVSGYPVLDPGGAPIQLDPAAGEPEVGGDGFIRQGGQQVGAIGLFAFQPAPDFRRFGDAGIIVDGELEPIVDDPNAGVVQGYVEQSNVNALHEITQLIEVQRSFEQAAALMEKSEQSIEQLIRAFQSG, encoded by the coding sequence ATGGAAAACGGAATCTATGTCAGCCTGTCCGCGCAGGCTGCGCGCATCGAGCGGCTGACGACGATCGCTCAGAACATTGCCAATGCCAAGACGGTCGGGTTTCGCGCCAGCGAGATTCGCTTCGAGGAACTCGTCAAGGATATCTCCGGCGAGGACCTGTCGTTCTCGGTCGATGGTGTCGAATACCTTGACAACACGCAGGGCGGTCTCGAGCAGACAGGCAATCCGCTGGACTTCGCCGTTCGCGGAAACGCCTGGTTCGGCGTCCAGACCCCGGCGGGTCCGGTGGTTACGCGCGATGGCCGGTTCACGATGACGCCGGACGGCGGGCTTGTGACGGTGTCGGGCTATCCCGTCCTCGATCCGGGCGGCGCGCCGATTCAGCTTGATCCGGCGGCCGGCGAACCCGAGGTGGGCGGCGACGGGTTCATCCGTCAGGGCGGACAGCAGGTTGGCGCGATCGGCCTGTTCGCGTTCCAGCCGGCACCTGACTTCCGGCGATTTGGCGACGCCGGCATCATCGTTGACGGCGAACTCGAGCCCATTGTCGACGATCCGAATGCCGGGGTGGTGCAGGGCTATGTCGAGCAGTCCAACGTCAATGCACTGCACGAGATCACCCAGCTGATAGAGGTGCAACGCTCCTTCGAGCAGGCGGCCGCCCTCATGGAGAAATCGGAGCAATCGATCGAACAGCTCATTAGGGCATTCCAGAGCGGCTGA
- a CDS encoding DUF1217 domain-containing protein, which produces MISTLVSYKTVVGNLDTQLERVSSQPMVEREIEYYLQNIGNVKTVDEFVGDYRLFSFAMKAMGLEDMTYAKAFMKKVLEGGPGADSFAGKLVDRRYVEFADTFNFKDFGESATIFTKAQQGVVDNYIRQTLEEQAGDDNEGVRLALYFQRKADSISNFYEILADPALAQVVRTSLGLPDSIASADIDKQVEMLSERLDIETFGDPDKLDELLQRFAALWDVTNEATVSQEVANVSRLFGGSVQGISEDLMLQIAQLKR; this is translated from the coding sequence ATGATCAGCACGCTTGTTTCCTACAAGACCGTTGTCGGCAATCTCGATACGCAATTGGAGCGCGTATCGAGCCAGCCGATGGTCGAGCGCGAGATCGAGTACTATCTCCAGAATATCGGCAATGTGAAAACCGTCGACGAGTTCGTGGGCGACTACCGTCTTTTCAGCTTTGCGATGAAGGCGATGGGTCTGGAAGACATGACCTATGCGAAGGCCTTCATGAAGAAGGTTCTGGAGGGCGGTCCCGGAGCCGACAGTTTTGCGGGAAAGCTTGTCGACCGCCGCTATGTCGAGTTTGCCGATACGTTCAACTTCAAGGATTTCGGCGAATCGGCGACCATCTTCACCAAGGCGCAGCAGGGCGTGGTCGACAACTATATCCGGCAGACTCTCGAGGAACAGGCCGGCGACGACAACGAGGGTGTGCGGCTGGCGCTCTATTTCCAGCGCAAGGCGGACTCGATTTCGAACTTCTACGAGATCCTTGCTGATCCGGCCCTTGCCCAGGTGGTTCGCACCTCGCTCGGCTTGCCCGATTCCATTGCCAGCGCCGACATCGACAAGCAGGTCGAGATGCTCTCGGAGCGCTTGGACATCGAAACCTTCGGCGATCCGGACAAGCTCGACGAATTGCTGCAGCGGTTTGCCGCGCTTTGGGATGTTACCAACGAGGCGACGGTGTCCCAGGAGGTCGCAAACGTATCTCGGCTGTTTGGCGGTTCGGTGCAGGGAATCAGCGAGGATCTGATGCTGCAGATCGCACAATTGAAGAGGTAA
- the motA gene encoding flagellar motor stator protein MotA: MGILIGLVITIGSVIGGYMAMGGHIEVLFQPFEFVIVGGAAIGIFIVANPLATVKDAGKASLETIQNKVPSRELYLELLGLLHQLLRELKTKPRNEVESHIDAPEESSIFQQYPLILANKDLTNFICDYCRLIIVGNARPHEVEALMEEEISTIRHDKLKSAHGLQGMADGLPALGIVAAVLGVIKAMGAIDQSPEILGGLIGAALVGTFFGVFMAYGVVQPLGSKIAVIREKNIRLYYVAKQTLIAYMNGSLPQVALEFGRKTISNYDRPSLDDVEAEAMGTGGKAA; this comes from the coding sequence GTGGGTATTCTGATCGGACTGGTCATCACGATTGGCAGCGTCATCGGCGGCTACATGGCCATGGGCGGCCATATAGAAGTGCTGTTCCAGCCTTTCGAATTCGTCATTGTCGGCGGCGCAGCGATCGGCATTTTCATTGTCGCGAATCCGCTCGCGACCGTTAAGGACGCCGGCAAGGCCTCGCTGGAAACGATCCAGAACAAGGTGCCCAGCCGCGAGCTCTATCTCGAGCTTCTCGGCCTGCTGCACCAGTTGCTGCGCGAACTGAAGACAAAGCCGCGCAACGAGGTCGAAAGCCATATCGACGCCCCCGAGGAATCATCGATTTTCCAGCAGTACCCGCTGATCCTGGCAAACAAGGACCTCACCAACTTCATCTGCGACTACTGCCGGCTCATTATCGTCGGCAATGCTCGCCCGCATGAGGTCGAGGCGCTGATGGAAGAGGAAATCAGCACGATCCGGCATGACAAGCTGAAGTCCGCCCACGGTCTCCAGGGCATGGCCGACGGCCTGCCGGCGCTCGGCATCGTCGCCGCCGTGCTCGGCGTCATCAAGGCCATGGGCGCGATCGACCAGAGCCCCGAGATCCTCGGCGGGCTGATCGGCGCCGCGCTCGTGGGAACGTTCTTCGGCGTATTCATGGCCTACGGCGTCGTCCAGCCGCTCGGCTCCAAGATCGCGGTCATCCGCGAGAAGAACATCCGGCTCTACTACGTCGCCAAGCAGACACTCATCGCCTACATGAACGGCTCGCTGCCGCAGGTGGCGCTCGAGTTCGGCCGGAAAACCATTTCGAACTACGACCGTCCGTCGCTCGACGATGTTGAAGCCGAGGCGATGGGTACCGGCGGGAAAGCCGCCTGA
- a CDS encoding FliM/FliN family flagellar motor switch protein — protein sequence MNQVHEPTAPNLEIFDRLLGRKGDATRLDPAIHAVTRFFGERLQGILSRAGFEAAFEATGHRHTSAEELLGALENGAICTFLGVQANQPQAFLITDFGASSVIAELMLGGDPEFASLSASRPPTDMECDLVRQFGDFIGEALQTTLSVGEQPKALRIIRKIEEVRDGEEQEPIVAFDVTMTFGEAKPTLTLAVTHTMLLRMARPPQETVKRPQHGARETPNRQPEPATRPNPKALAVKVPVTGSVVLPAISLDALGRLRPGDVLPLSEEGDAKVKLKVKGRPLYDCSLGRKGAHYAICLERPHQAMADALNGIGLSMPNPDSEETHHE from the coding sequence ATGAACCAAGTGCACGAACCGACCGCACCGAATCTGGAGATCTTCGACCGGCTTCTCGGTCGCAAGGGCGACGCCACGCGCCTCGATCCCGCGATTCACGCGGTCACCCGGTTTTTCGGCGAGCGCCTGCAAGGCATCCTCTCCAGGGCCGGTTTCGAAGCAGCGTTCGAGGCGACCGGCCATCGGCACACGAGCGCCGAGGAATTGCTCGGGGCCCTGGAAAATGGCGCCATCTGCACGTTCCTTGGCGTCCAGGCCAACCAGCCGCAGGCTTTCCTGATCACGGATTTCGGGGCCAGCAGCGTCATCGCCGAACTCATGCTGGGTGGCGATCCGGAATTCGCATCGCTGTCCGCGAGCCGGCCGCCCACCGATATGGAATGCGACCTCGTGCGCCAGTTCGGGGATTTCATCGGCGAGGCGCTGCAAACGACGCTTTCCGTCGGGGAACAGCCGAAGGCATTGCGGATCATCCGGAAAATCGAGGAGGTCCGCGACGGCGAAGAACAGGAACCGATTGTCGCATTCGATGTGACCATGACCTTCGGCGAGGCGAAACCCACCCTGACGCTGGCGGTCACGCACACCATGCTGCTTCGTATGGCCCGGCCGCCCCAGGAGACGGTCAAGAGACCGCAGCATGGGGCCCGGGAGACCCCGAACCGGCAACCGGAACCTGCCACACGACCGAATCCCAAGGCCCTGGCGGTCAAGGTCCCGGTCACGGGCTCGGTCGTGCTGCCCGCGATTTCTCTCGACGCGCTCGGCAGGCTGCGCCCGGGCGACGTGCTGCCGCTGTCCGAGGAAGGCGATGCCAAGGTGAAGCTGAAGGTGAAGGGACGCCCGCTCTATGACTGCAGCCTCGGCCGCAAGGGCGCCCATTACGCGATTTGCCTGGAGAGGCCGCACCAGGCCATGGCAGACGCCTTGAACGGCATTGGCCTGTCCATGCCCAATCCCGATTCAGAGGAGACCCACCATGAGTGA
- a CDS encoding FliM/FliN family flagellar motor switch protein encodes MSEPEPSPLDDLPPLSEQTPDLSDPPGTPDALDEAIAELQGVIEKDSEMGPLDDEFAGANGDRQAPGTPSGGLQGMVMSIPVQVDVIIGSAEMPVAELMSMEAGSVVSLNRKIGEAVDICVNGTKIATGEIQSLEDDPSRLGVKILSLEQS; translated from the coding sequence ATGAGTGAGCCGGAACCGTCCCCGCTCGACGACCTGCCGCCGCTTTCGGAACAGACACCGGATCTTTCCGATCCTCCCGGCACGCCCGACGCGCTGGACGAGGCAATCGCCGAACTGCAGGGTGTCATCGAGAAGGACTCCGAAATGGGGCCGCTCGACGACGAATTCGCAGGCGCGAACGGCGACCGGCAGGCACCGGGAACACCGTCCGGCGGCCTGCAGGGCATGGTCATGTCCATTCCCGTGCAGGTCGACGTGATCATCGGTTCGGCCGAAATGCCGGTCGCGGAACTGATGTCCATGGAGGCAGGCTCCGTCGTGTCGCTGAACCGGAAGATCGGGGAGGCGGTCGACATTTGCGTCAATGGCACCAAGATCGCGACCGGCGAGATTCAATCTCTTGAGGATGATCCGTCCCGGCTGGGCGTAAAAATCCTGTCGCTGGAACAATCCTGA